A single Populus nigra chromosome 13, ddPopNigr1.1, whole genome shotgun sequence DNA region contains:
- the LOC133670556 gene encoding transcription factor bHLH143-like isoform X2 translates to MVCQAASQTRFRALKYENGIAGKPTIIVRVIACYRPLQDCQAEGSWLSPPHSTRKLPNFHCMTTSLDPAQLQCLPECMNPGTRMTSANMAMPGLAVSSIPNFKTQQGNEAYGLPQCLPSNFQNFLLATNPYVRENLSVFSYGFGREGVRNPIPGCQRRFLVFDQSGNEQRLIYSSFGPPVPKPTAADAKPIPGYFDHNEYAAKMDQTKLMKLPEVSDENHFTSEESEMHEDTEEINALLYSDDDYYDENGGGSDDDGDDSDDDEVRSTGHSPILIKSHGTQEQAETIIEEEGTSSDGPNKRQKLIDGGYKKSSLADTASSVKVERFHGYDDDMESNYAKRQSQDGEMISILSSKQFRKDKIRATLKILESIIPGAKDKEPLLVLDEAIDYLKSLKHKAKTLGVSYL, encoded by the exons ATGGTGTGCCAAGCAGCAAGTCAAACAAGATTTCGGGCCCTGAAATACGAGAATGGAATTGCTGGAAAACCAACAATTATAGTTAGAGTTATTGCATGCTATCGACCATTACAGGATTGCCAG GCTGAAGGTTCTTGGCTTTCTCCACCACATTCTACTCGGAAATTGCCAAATTTCCATTGCATGACCACATCATTGGATCCTGCGCAACTACAATGTTTGCCAGAATGTATGAACCCTGGCACGCGCATGACTTCTGCAAATATGGCAATGCCAGGGCTGGCAGTTTCAAGCATTCCAAATTTCAAGACACAACAAGGCAATGAAGCCTACGGGTTGCCTCAGTGTTTACCCTCTAACTTCCAGAATTTTCTTCTCGCTACAAATCCATATGTCAGAGAAAATTTGTCTGTGTTTTCTTATGGGTTTGGTAGGGAGGGTGTGCGAAATCCAATCCCTGGATGCCAGAGAAGGTTCCTTGTTTTCGATCAGTCTGGTAATGAACAAAGGTTGATCTATAGTTCCTTTGGCCCTCCTGTCCCAAAACCAACTGCAGCTGATGCAAAGCCAATTCCGGGTTATTTTGACCACAACGAATATGCTGCAAAAATGGACCAGACAAAGCTAATGAAGTTGCCTGAAGTATCAGACGAGAATCACTTTACTAGTGAAGAAAGTGAGATGCATGAGGACACTGAAGAAATTAATGCCCTGCTATACTCAGATGATGACTATTATGATGAAAATGGTGGTGGcagtgatgatgatggtgatgatagtGACGACGATGAGGTAAGGAGTACTGGTCACTCTCCCATTCTGATTAAAAGTCACGGGACACAAGAACAGGCAGAGACAATAATAGAGGAGGAAGGTACTAGTTCTGATGGCCCAAACAAACGGCAGAAATTGATCGATGGCGGGTACAAAAAATCATCACTAGCAGACACTGCTAGTTCAGTAAAAGTGGAAAGATTTCATGGATACGACGATGATATGGAATCGAACTATGCTAAACGGCAAAGCCAAGATGGGGAAATGATTTCCATTTTGAGCAGCAAGCAATTTAGAAAGGACAAGATTCGTGCAACGTTGAAAATTCTGGAGAGCATAATCCCTGGTGCAAAGGATAAAGAACCATTGTTGGTCCTTGATGAAGCTATAGATTACTTGAAGTCTTTGAAGCACAAGGCCAAAACTCTAGGAGTGAGCTACCTCTAA
- the LOC133670556 gene encoding transcription factor bHLH143-like isoform X1, with amino-acid sequence MVKAEGSWLSPPHSTRKLPNFHCMTTSLDPAQLQCLPECMNPGTRMTSANMAMPGLAVSSIPNFKTQQGNEAYGLPQCLPSNFQNFLLATNPYVRENLSVFSYGFGREGVRNPIPGCQRRFLVFDQSGNEQRLIYSSFGPPVPKPTAADAKPIPGYFDHNEYAAKMDQTKLMKLPEVSDENHFTSEESEMHEDTEEINALLYSDDDYYDENGGGSDDDGDDSDDDEVRSTGHSPILIKSHGTQEQAETIIEEEGTSSDGPNKRQKLIDGGYKKSSLADTASSVKVERFHGYDDDMESNYAKRQSQDGEMISILSSKQFRKDKIRATLKILESIIPGAKDKEPLLVLDEAIDYLKSLKHKAKTLGVSYL; translated from the coding sequence ATGGTTAAGGCTGAAGGTTCTTGGCTTTCTCCACCACATTCTACTCGGAAATTGCCAAATTTCCATTGCATGACCACATCATTGGATCCTGCGCAACTACAATGTTTGCCAGAATGTATGAACCCTGGCACGCGCATGACTTCTGCAAATATGGCAATGCCAGGGCTGGCAGTTTCAAGCATTCCAAATTTCAAGACACAACAAGGCAATGAAGCCTACGGGTTGCCTCAGTGTTTACCCTCTAACTTCCAGAATTTTCTTCTCGCTACAAATCCATATGTCAGAGAAAATTTGTCTGTGTTTTCTTATGGGTTTGGTAGGGAGGGTGTGCGAAATCCAATCCCTGGATGCCAGAGAAGGTTCCTTGTTTTCGATCAGTCTGGTAATGAACAAAGGTTGATCTATAGTTCCTTTGGCCCTCCTGTCCCAAAACCAACTGCAGCTGATGCAAAGCCAATTCCGGGTTATTTTGACCACAACGAATATGCTGCAAAAATGGACCAGACAAAGCTAATGAAGTTGCCTGAAGTATCAGACGAGAATCACTTTACTAGTGAAGAAAGTGAGATGCATGAGGACACTGAAGAAATTAATGCCCTGCTATACTCAGATGATGACTATTATGATGAAAATGGTGGTGGcagtgatgatgatggtgatgatagtGACGACGATGAGGTAAGGAGTACTGGTCACTCTCCCATTCTGATTAAAAGTCACGGGACACAAGAACAGGCAGAGACAATAATAGAGGAGGAAGGTACTAGTTCTGATGGCCCAAACAAACGGCAGAAATTGATCGATGGCGGGTACAAAAAATCATCACTAGCAGACACTGCTAGTTCAGTAAAAGTGGAAAGATTTCATGGATACGACGATGATATGGAATCGAACTATGCTAAACGGCAAAGCCAAGATGGGGAAATGATTTCCATTTTGAGCAGCAAGCAATTTAGAAAGGACAAGATTCGTGCAACGTTGAAAATTCTGGAGAGCATAATCCCTGGTGCAAAGGATAAAGAACCATTGTTGGTCCTTGATGAAGCTATAGATTACTTGAAGTCTTTGAAGCACAAGGCCAAAACTCTAGGAGTGAGCTACCTCTAA
- the LOC133670901 gene encoding mitochondrial uncoupling protein 5-like has product MGLKGFAEGGIASIIAGASTHPLDLIKVRMQLQGESHIPNPSSVQSYRPAFPLSSTANISLPTTLEPPPPPRVGPLSIGVRIIQSEGAAALFSGVSATILRQTLYSTTRMGLYDVLKHKWTDPDTNTMPLVRKIVAGLISGAVGAAVGNPADVAMVRMQADGRLPIEQRRNYKSVVDALSQMSKQEGVASLWRGSSLTVNRAMIVTASQLASYDQAKEMILEKGLMSDGIGTHVSASFLAGFVASVASNPIDVIKTRVMNMKVEPGVEPPYKGAFDCAMKTIKAEGPMALYKGFIPTISRQGPFTVVLFVTLEQVRKLLKDF; this is encoded by the coding sequence ATGGGTTTGAAAGGTTTTGCTGAGGGTGGTATTGCCTCCATCATTGCCGGGGCTTCCACTCACCCTTTGGATTTAATCAAGGTCCGTATGCAACTTCAAGGTGAATCCCACATCCCAAATCCATCTTCCGTGCAGTCCTATCGCCCTGCTTTTCCATTGAGCTCTACGGCCAACATCTCCTTACCGACCACCTTAGAACCCCCTCCTCCACCCCGTGTGGGACCCCTTTCCATTGGTGTCCGTATCATCCAATCCGAGGGTGCTGCCGCTCTTTTTTCTGGTGTCTCCGCTACCATACTCCGCCAAACCTTATACTCCACCACCCGTATGGGCCTTTATGATGTCCTCAAACATAAATGGACGGATCCAGATACTAATACCATGCCACTTGTCCGTAAGATTGTGGCTGGACTAATCTCCGGTGCTGTCGGGGCTGCTGTTGGTAACCCTGCTGATGTAGCGATGGTCCGCATGCAGGCTGATGGACGTCTCCCAATTGAACAGCGTAGAAACTACAAGAGTGTTGTCGATGCCTTAAGTCAGATGTCAAAGCAGGAGGGTGTCGCTAGCCTGTGGCGGGGTTCGAGTCTTACAGTCAACCGTGCGATGATTGTGACGGCGTCACAGCTTGCATCATATGATCAAGCCAAGGAGATGATCTTGGAGAAGGGTTTGATGAGTGATGGGATCGGCACCCATGTTTCAGCAAGTTTTCTGGCTGGTTTTGTGGCTTCCGTTGCTTCAAACCCTATTGATGTGATCAAGACTAGAGTTATGAACATGAAGGTTGAGCCCGGGGTTGAACCACCTTATAAGGGTGCATTCGATTGTGCAATGAAGACTATCAAGGCAGAGGGTCCTATGGCCTTGTATAAGGGCTTTATCCCTACAATTTCAAGGCAAGGACCTTTCACTGTTGTGCTATTTGTCACATTAGAGCAAGTTCGGAAATTACTTAAAGATTTCTGA
- the LOC133671498 gene encoding uncharacterized protein LOC133671498, protein MESASEFSTKDLNEIKHLHNGGIGLNSDIILVLKLPDSRVMRVVSRSLFFMMIILALPFMGSILRELNSSCYLDVSGSASIDLEFFDLLLQDLAKEGLIKKGDKALIVFSGVGAVVDSSRFLNVNDIDFVSESDLEEESLFPNATFDFALTLHIKDAKFLDRIVKVGGILVAQLSNDPSNALQKMSNYRVVYLRRYDSTIVAMRKTSLVNQIVSSLAKRRPLQLALDAKKEALQGLEDILLEPPRKTLEKSRMYLKGFKYLPDLLGDSLEDFSRRFFIDAGSQEDQENGAMLWFNENYPTRNQDFEFHSINMLSEGVPGRVASPADVSNWLMKNVREDEFVVMKAEAEVAEEMMKRKTIGLVDELFLECNNNKLQKGQRKKSRRAYWECVALYGRLRDEGVAVHQWWD, encoded by the coding sequence ATGGAATCAGCCAGTGAGTTTTCTACCAAGGATCTAAATGAGATCAAGCATTTGCACAATGGAGGGATTGGCTTAAATTCAGATATCATTTTGGTGCTTAAGCTTCCTGATTCCCGAGTAATGCGTGTTGTGTCTCGCTCGTTGTTTTTCATGATGATTATTCTTGCATTGCCATTTATGGGGTCCATTTTAAGGGAACTGAATTCAAGTTGTTATCTTGACGTCTCTGGCTCTGCTTCAATTGATCTTGAATTCTTCGATTTGTTGTTGCAAGATTTGGCCAAGGAGGGCCTTATCAAGAAGGGCGATAAAGCTCTCATTGTTTTCTCCGGCGTCGGGGCTGTAGTTGATAGTTCAAGATTCTTGAATGTCAATGATATTGATTTCGTATCAGAATCTGATTTGGAGGAAGAAAGCTTGTTCCCGAATGCAACATTTGATTTTGCGTTGACATTGCACATTAAAGATGCAAAGTTTTTAGATCGCATTGTGAAAGTTGGAGGCATTCTGGTTGCTCAATTGAGCAATGACCCCTCAAACGCTTTGCAAAAGATGTCAAATTATAGAGTTGTGTATCTTCGGCGATATGACTCAACCATCGTGGCAATGAGGAAAACGAGTTTGGTGAATCAGATAGTGAGTTCTTTGGCAAAGAGGCGGCCTTTGCAGCTAGCATTAGATGCTAAGAAAGAAGCATTGCAAGGCTTGGAAGATATTCTGCTTGAGCCACCACGAAAGACTCTGGAAAAATCTAGAATGTACTTGAAGGGATTCAAATATCTTCCTGACTTGTTGGGAGATTCTTTAGAAGATTTCTCGCGTCGATTTTTCATTGATGCGGGCTCACAGGAGGATCAGGAGAATGGTGCAATGCTATGGTTTAATGAAAACTATCCAACTAGAAATCAAGACTTCGAGTTTCACAGCATAAACATGTTGTCTGAGGGAGTACCTGGGAGGGTGGCATCACCTGCTGATGTTTCAAATTGGTTGATGAAGAATGTGAGGGAAGATGAGTTCGTTGTGATGAAAGCAGAAGCAGAAGTAGCAGAGGagatgatgaagaggaagaCAATTGGTTTGGTGGATGAATTGTTTCTAGAgtgcaacaacaacaaattgCAGAAAGGGCAAAGGAAGAAGAGCAGGAGGGCTTATTGGGAATGTGTAGCACTGTATGGAAGACTGAGAGACGAGGGAGTAGCTGTGCATCAATGGTGGGATTGA